The following coding sequences lie in one Frankiaceae bacterium genomic window:
- the rpsS gene encoding 30S ribosomal protein S19 produces the protein MPRSLKKGPFVDQHLLDKVDDQNTKGTKNVIKTWSRRSTIIPDMLGHTIAVHDGRKHVPVFVTEGMVGHKLGEFAPTRTFRGHVKDERRARRG, from the coding sequence ATGCCGCGGAGCCTCAAGAAGGGCCCCTTCGTCGACCAGCACCTGCTGGACAAGGTCGACGACCAGAACACCAAGGGGACCAAGAACGTCATCAAGACGTGGTCGCGTCGCTCGACGATCATCCCCGACATGCTCGGGCACACGATCGCCGTCCACGACGGTCGCAAGCACGTCCCGGTCTTCGTGACCGAGGGCATGGTCGGCCACAAGCTCGGCGAGTTCGCGCCCACGCGCACGTTCCGCGGGCACGTGAAGGACGAGCGGAGGGCGCGTCGTGGCTGA
- the rplV gene encoding 50S ribosomal protein L22, which produces MAKARYVHVSPMKARRVVDMIRGLPATEALNVLKFAPQAASEDVYKVVASAMANAEHNAHLRDRDRLVVAQAFVDEGPTMKRFRPRAQGRAYRIRKRTCHITVVVESREPATAARSTSSRGGAR; this is translated from the coding sequence ATGGCGAAGGCGCGGTACGTCCACGTCTCGCCGATGAAGGCGCGCCGCGTCGTCGACATGATCCGCGGCCTGCCCGCGACCGAGGCGCTGAACGTCCTGAAGTTCGCGCCCCAGGCCGCGAGCGAGGACGTCTACAAGGTCGTCGCCTCCGCGATGGCCAACGCCGAGCACAACGCGCACCTGCGCGACCGTGACCGGCTCGTCGTCGCCCAGGCGTTCGTCGACGAGGGCCCGACCATGAAGCGGTTCCGCCCCCGCGCGCAGGGCCGGGCGTACCGGATCCGCAAGCGGACGTGCCACATCACGGTCGTCGTCGAGAGCCGTGAGCCCGCGACCGCGGCGCGGTCGACCAGCAGCAGAGGAGGGGCCCGCTAG